The Anomalospiza imberbis isolate Cuckoo-Finch-1a 21T00152 chromosome Z, ASM3175350v1, whole genome shotgun sequence genomic interval ATGTAAAGAGATTAAATAGCTTCCTGAGTGCAAAAGAGAAAATCTGTGGCTTCTAATATGCTAGCACTAGCAGGTGGCTATGAACCTTTTACATCTTAACAGTGCAGCACTCCAAGATATTTTGAGAATGGGAAAATGAGGTTTTGCATGCCATACTGTGCAAGGGGAAAGATGCCTGAAAGGACTCTTCAGAAACAAGCGAGTCTCAAGACTGctgcaaattttatttctgcaaagGCAGGATAAGGGGAAGCCCAGCCTGAGCAAGGAAGGGAATGAAGACCCTTCCACTGTTTCACTAATCCAGGTAATTCTTGGTGAGCAGTGTTGAAATGTGGATGGCATTCAAAGGAAACAGAtaacaaacagagaagggcatTGGAACAAATGGACATCCACAGGGTTCTCAAAGGCTCTGTGACAGCTTCtcaccagcctggcagaggggCTGTAACTACTATTGTGCTTGTAACAGACATTCCTGTGCCCATATTGCTGGGAAGGGATAGACAGGGGAGAGCCAAGtccctgcctcttcctgggGGACAGCTACtgaccccaaaagagcccaaATGCAGGTGGACTCACCCTGCAGACTGCTAGCAGGGAGCCAAGAAACAACATTCATTATTGTGCTTGGTTGCTGTCTGCTTTTACAGAAATGGGTGGCAAAAAGCTTACTGAACTGAAGGAGGGTCAGGGCACTGCCCCAGCCACAGCATAGCCATACAGCAGAGTTGAGGACCAGAGGCCAGCAGCAATCACTGGCAGTGTTTAGGGGGTGTCACAGATTTGCATTAATTAATGACAGTGACTTTGCATTAAGAAAGGCCATGCCCATGCTTGAGGAAGTTGTGCCCAATCCCTGAGTGAAGGACACTCATTTGAAGCTCTCATGCTGCCAGATTTTATCTTGAATCTTATGGATCTCGTTGCAGTTTCTGGGTGATCTGTGCTGACATGGCTGCTCAGTACACAGTACCTGACCCAACCACTCCAGCAAAAATGTATATGACCTACCAGGGTCTGGCCAGCTACCTCTCCAGTGGTGGTGAGTTaaattctccagccccttgaTGTTTTTCAATTGCTTACAGCTGTCCAGATGTGCATTACCACATATAAGCAGAAAAAACAGTTCAGCTCAGATTGCTCCAAGTTCCCCCTCAAACATCCTTTTTGGGGAGGATGCTTTATCCAAGCAGTGCGTTTTACCTCCACAGAAAGGCCAGCATCCAGAGACTCCCCACAGATCCTTCTTATACATTATATATCTTAACAAGGAGGCTTAGAGACATTGGGCCATACACAATGGGTTCTGTACAGCCAGTTGTGGTGTTCAGCCTAGGGAAGCCATACTTCCTGGGGCCCACTGCGGGCATTAGGGAAGTGCTAAGGTCAGTCACCCTTGTAACTCCTCCTAGCTAAACAGAGGACACATGTAGACCCACAGCTGCACCCCAGCAACAAGACACATATCTCCTCAGAGAGACACAGCTGGACTCAAAGAAATGGAGCTCTTAACTCAAGTCAACCTTTCAGAAACTGCTCATGCTGAACCTCAGTTACACTGAGGGCCCTTCAAAGCCTATCCTTTGTGCCCAAGCCTCCCATAGCTGCAGTTCCTCAGCTGTGGAAGTTGGGGATGACTTCTAAGGTGTAAGAAAGAAGTACATTCCCTTAGTACTGGCAGATAAGCCACACCAAAAAGAACTAAGTTGAGCAACGCTAGAAAAGAGGAGGAATGTTTTACTGAGGCTTCCTGTACAGGAAATGTAATCTGTACTGTATGTCCTTCCTTCCACCATGCTTGAGCAAGCAACATAAAGAGGTATTTTGTCATTGAAAACCTAGAAAATCCTAGTCCTCTTAATACTTCTAGCCTTAGAAACAAAAGGTGAAAATGCACTGAGCATAATGGGGAAAATCATGGTCTAAAGATGCCCTGTACTTGTCCCAGTTCTTCCCCTCATGGTGTGGAGATAAGCTGGATACGTGACACGATTATAGATCCTTTGGAAAGCTATGCCTGCCTTGTGAAGTTTGCCACCTCCCTGCTGAAGGATCCACCTCTGCTCAGTTGTGCCCACTGTGACAAACCTGTGTGTTCTGTTGTTTCAGGGGACAACTACTGGGTGATTGACACTGACTATGATAACTATGCCATCACCTACGCCTGCCGCAGCCTGAAGGAGGACGGCTCCTGTGATGATGGCTACTCCCTGATCTTCTCGCGCAACCCCCGTGGCCTCCCACCAGCCATCCAGCGCATTGTGCGCCAAAAACAGGAGGAAATCTGCATGTCTGGCCAGTTCCAGC includes:
- the LOC137465366 gene encoding purpurin codes for the protein MKYTQYVFLASVFYTVEYSLAQTCAVESFSVKDNFDPKRYAGKWYALAKKDPEGLFLQDNISAEYTVEEDGTMTASSKGRVKLFGFWVICADMAAQYTVPDPTTPAKMYMTYQGLASYLSSGGDNYWVIDTDYDNYAITYACRSLKEDGSCDDGYSLIFSRNPRGLPPAIQRIVRQKQEEICMSGQFQPVLQSGTLAN